In Paenibacillus durus, the DNA window CATGGATGGGAGGCGCCTGCATCATAGCAGGGGTTCTCCTGCTGCTGATTACGGTATTCCCGGGACTGTGGTATTTGCTGACCGAACTCAATATCGGTACTATTTTGCTGTCGCTGGGCCTGATTGGTTACGGGCTGCATATGCTTAGAAAGAACACAAAAGCATAAGAACGGAGAATCATGGGCATGGGAAGATGGAAAATTGGAAGCTTGACGGCTGCGCTTGGGTGCATTGCGCTTGGCGTCATTATTGCACTAGTTCAATTCGGTAAGCTAACGTATGAGGCGCTTAGGTTTTTGTGGCCGGCACTGCTTATTCTGCTTGGAGTGGAAATGCTGCTGCGGCTGCTGTTTAGAACGGAGGCCAGAGCCCGAACCAGCGGATGGGCAATCGTTCTGATTCTGCTGCTGGGCCTCGTGAGCGCAGGACAATCCCTACTTCCGGGAGGCTCGCTGGACACCCTGCTGGGTAAAGCGCATTTAAGCTCTGTTAACGGAACGGTGCAGATTGGAGAGAACATCAAAAGGGTTAAAATATCGATCCCTAGCGGCAAGGTTAAGGTGAACGGTATTCAGGGAAGAACTCTTATTTATGATGGGCGCCTGCTCGCTCCCGGCAGCAGCCAAAGTGAAAGCGAGCGGGCAATGAATGATTACTGGAAGGTGACAACGAATGGAGACACGGTAGTGCTTGAGATGACGGCGGAAAAAAGCTTGTTATCGGGGATTTATTTCGGCTTTTCCGGCAACACTCCCTATCTCAATGTGAGTCTTCCTGCGGATCTTGCGGTCATGATCGGAACAAGCGACGGTTCGCTGGACGTATCGGATCTGGACAACGGCATCGAAGCCAGTACATCCAACGGCAGAATCGAAATGCGGGGAATAAAAGGCGGAGTCAAGGCCGGTACAAGCAACGGTTCGCTTAATCTGCAGAGGGTGGAGGGAGGAGCCCATATCACCAGTTCCAACGGCTCCATCACGCTGGAGAACATTGCCGGCCAAGTGTACGCCAAGAGCAGCAACGGTAAAATAACCATCCAATCTCCCGTTACGGGAAACTGGGAGTGCGCTTCGAGCAATGGCAGCATCTCGCTGAAGCTGCCTGGGGCGACGGATGCGTCAATTACCGCCGACACGACCAACGGATCGCTGAAGGGAAGCGTCAACTGGCAGAAACAAAGCGACAACAATGGAACTGCGGTGCTTGGCAGCGGAAATCATATTGTAAAGCTGTCCACAACCAATGGCAGCGTGAGCGCGGATATAACAGAATAGCCTTGAAAAAAGAAGGAGCCGTACGCTTCGGAGAAATCCGGCAGCGTGCGGCTGTTGCTGTCCAAATCCAGAAATTATTAGCTCCCGGACTTATCTGTTAATTGTCCTACCAGGCGTATGCTTTAGGAGCCGCTCCTCCAGGTCCGGGGAAGATCTCGTCCAGCCGGGCCATAACGGCATTGTCAAGCTCGACTTCCAGGGAACGCAGGGAGCTCTCGAACTGTTCCAGCGAGCGGGGACCGATGATCGGCGCGCTTACAGCCGGATTGGCCAGCAGCCAGGCTAAGGCGACATTGTCCTGAGGTTCGCCAAGCTCCAGGCATAGCTTGGCGAACTGCTCCAGCTGAGTCTGGTGCCGTTCGACGCGTTCGATATTCCCGCCGCTGCGGCTGCCCGTGATTTTTTTGAGGGCATTGCGGCCGAGCAGACCGCCGTCCAGCGGGCTCCAGGGAATAACGCCAAGCCCCAGGCTCTGCGCCGCCGGCAGCACTTCAAGCTCCGGCAGCCGGCAGGTCAAGCTGTACTTATGCTGCTCCGATACGAGGCCAAGGAAGCCCCTGGCCTTCGCTTCCGCTTGAGCAACCGCAATATCCCAGCCCGCAAAGTTGCTGGAGCCGACATAGCCGATTTTGCCCTGCTTTACAGCTAGCTCAAAGGCTCCCCACAGCTCGTCCCAAGAAACGCTGCGGTCCACATGATGCATCTGGTACAGCTCGATATGGTCGGTCGCAAGCCGCTGCAAAGAGTCTTCCAAGTGCCGGCGGATTTTGTACGCAGACAGCGAGCGCTCGTCATTCGGACCGTCAAGCGGATCGTTCATGGCGCCGTACACTTTGGTGGCGAGCACGACTTTTTCCCGCCGTCCGCCGCCCTGCTTAAACCAGCGGCCGATAATGCTTTCGGTCAGGCCGGAGCTTTCCCTGCCCCCGTACACATTCGCAGTGTCAAAAAAATTGATTCCGGCATCAAGCGCGGCGTCCATAATGCTGAAAGCTTCCTGCTCGTCCGTCAGCGGTCCAAAATTCATCGTCCCCAGACATAGCCGGCTGACCTTCATGCCGGATTTGCCAAGCTTCGTGTATTGCACCTCTTGATCACTCCCCAAAATAAAATTAAGAAGCCATTAACCGAAAGCGTTTACTTACTTAATTGTAAACAACTTTGCAGGCACGGGCAATACGGTAAAGCGGGCACTTCGAGCAAATGTAATGAATGCCGGGCAATCGGGAATGCTATCGTTGTTTGAATGAGGCGCCCGGCTGTAATTTTCCGACTCTGATTTGCTGGAAGATTTGCTTTCCGCTCGATCCTAACCGGGTTATAGGCTATTCCTATTAATATGATAGATTCTATATCTTTGTCCTTTTGACCTCATTATGTTACAACAATATACAGAAGAACTATGTCCGCGTAGGCGCGGATCAACTTGAGGAGTGACAAAGAATGAGCGAAGTTAAAAAAATCGCCGTAATCGCAGGGGACGGTATTGGTCCAGAAGTTGTGGCGGAAGCGGAAAAAGTATTGAAAGTAACCGAGGAAGTATTCGGCTACAAATTTGAGACCGAGCACGCGCTGTTCGGCGGTATCGCAATCGACGAGAAGGGCACGCCGCTGCCTGTGGAAACGCTGGATATCTGTAAAAGCGCGGACGCTGTGCTGCTGGGCGCCGTAGGCGGTCCGAAATGGGACACCAATCCGAAGGAACTTCGTCCGGAGACCGGGCTGCTCGGCATCCGCAAAGCGCTGGGGCTGTTCTCGAATCTCCGTCCCGCAGTCGTATTCGACTGTCTGAAGGATGCTTCCACGCTGAAGCCGGAAGTGCTTGAAGGAACGGACCTCATCGTCGTACGCGAGCTGACCGGCGGTATTTACTTCGGCGAGAAGTTCCGCCGTCAAAGCGAGCAGGGGGAAGAAGCGGTTGATACCTGTGCGTACAATGTGACCGAAGTGGAACGCATCGCCCGCCAGGCATTTGAAATTGCCGGCAAGCGCCGGGGCAAGCTGGCTTCCGTCGACAAAGCGAACGTGCTGGAAACTTCGCGTCTCTGGCGTGAAGTGGTTATTCGGGTTGCAGCAGATTATCCGAATGTGGAACTGGAGCATGTGCTGGTCGATAACTGCGCCATGCAGCTGCTGCGCCGCCCGTCGAGCTTTGACGTCATCGTCACCGAGAACATGTTCGGCGATATTTTGAGCGATGAAGCCGCTATGCTCACAGGTTCCATCGGCATGCTGGCCTCCGCTTCGCTGGGCGAAGGAAGCTACGGCCTTTATGAGCCGGTGCATGGTTCAGCTCCGGACATTGCAGGACAAGGATTGGCCAATCCAATTGCCACAATCCTCTCGCTTGCTCTGATGTTCCGCCTGACCTTCGGCTATGAAGACGCAGCTGCAGCAATCGAAGCCGCAGTAGCGCAGGTGCTTGATGCAGGGCATCGTACCAGCGATATTGCCGTAGACAAGAGCAAAGCGATCAGCACGAGCGAGATGGGCGATCTGATTGTCGCAGCTATCCGTAAATAAGCGAAAATCGTCACAAAATATTGCTTATTTATAATTATTATAAAAAAATAATGAATGTAATCTTGACTTTGATTTTGTACGGTGATACCATTTGGTTTGTAACAGCAAAGACGTAACCAAATCGATCAAACTCAAGAAAGACACCGCCTCTTCATCACCTAATGCGGGTGGATGGCAGATTGTTTTTCTTACATAATCAAAGGAGGATTTTCACAATGGCAGAACGTTTGGTAGGCAAACAGGCTCCCGATTTCACTATGGAAACCGTATCGGGAGACGGCAAAGAATTTGGCAAAGTTAGCTTGTCCGACTATCGCGGCAAATGGCTCGTATTTTTCTTCTATCCTCTGGATTTCACTTTCGTGTGCCCGACTGAAATTACGGCGCTCAGCGAAGCAGCCGACCAATTCACGGCGCTTGATACCGAGATTCTTGGCGTAAGCATCGATTCCGTACACAGCCACAAGGCTTGGATCAATGCTTCGAAAGAAGCTGGCGGTCTTGGACAGCTGAATTTCCCGCTTGCTTCGGACATCACGAAGAAAGTAGCCAGCGATTACGGCGTATTGATCGAAGAAGACGGCATCGCGCTTCGCGGTCTCTTCATTATCGATCCGGAAGGCGAACTGAAATACCAAGTAGTTAACCATAACGATGTAGGCCGCAGCGTAGAAGAAACTCTGCGTGTGCTGCAGGCGCTGCAATCGGGCGGATTGTGCCCTATGAACTGGAAACCGGGCGACAAGAACCTGTAAGCAAAGCTGCAGGGCGTCCTCATCCATGTCCTTTGAAATGCTGATCAAAGCCTCCTTCCGGATGATTATCCGGCCAAGGGGGCTTTTTGCAACAAAACGCCCGTCAGTCTTGTCTTGATCTTTATCAGCAGGAATCGCCGGCAACCGAGTATAATACAATAATACGAAACCATTGGAACTGACCTGAGGAGGGTGAACAATCATGAGTTTTTGCTGTGGAGCGAGTATGGTAGGTACGAAGGGGACGCTTAAGCATTATCGCACGCAAGTCCATAATGTTCCCCTGCTTTTTTGCCCGGTATGTCACCGGGTCGAGGTTCATTACAAGGTCGAGAATGAGTATGAAATCTTGGCGGAATACGCGCATGGCGACGGCGTTACCGATGTGGATTTCCAGGATTATGTGATGGAAGACGAAGAGTCGATTTTTGAAAATGTCGTCAATATGGAAAGTGAAGACGCTATGGCCATTATCCGCAGCCAGATTGATATGGCGCTTGATCTGCTGGCCGTGTCCAAACAAATTGGTGATGTCAAGTGGGAGCGGGAGCTAAAGAAGAGACTCGCCGTTATGAGTCAGCGGCGTCATCGTCTTCAGCAAAAAGCGTAAAGGCATGGCGTATTTTATTACTTCATCTGGAAAGATCTCCACAACTTACGAGGACACTGAAAAAGGCCGTGTATTTCTACTTCATGTAGAGATCCATGGCCTTTTTGATATACAAGAAGGCAAAAAAGCGCGGAAACAACAAAAAAACGATAACCGCCGTAAACGGCCGTAAATCGCGGTTTCTCCGTTTTGATGGAACGAATTTCAGTATTCTCGCAATTGCGAGGGTCTTTTTCATGAAGAATAGACGGTTTGCTTAGGCCCTCGGGAGGGCACTAAAGTATCATTTTATGAATTTTTTTACATTCGACAGTATCTCTGATTGATTTGAGCACTTTTCTTGGATATGATTGGAATATAGTTAAAACGCTTGGATGACTGAATAAAACTAAGATTATTGCCGAATGTACTAGCGGTTCCATAGCATACACTTATATAACAGCATAATTTGATGTCGCAGAACTGCTTCGTCAATTTAGTCGTTCTGCTCCGTCAATTTCAGTTGAAGGAGGAACTTCACATCGTGCTACATGAAATTCACGAAAGTCGGCTTCTGTCGCCGCGATCGTTCCAAGCCGGGCTTCTGGACAGTACATATGAAAATGTTCTGGAGCATATTGATTGTGGAGTTATGCTTTTTGATGAAGAAGGAGTTCTAACCTTTGTAAATGCGCGGGCGTACGGAATGCTTGAAATCCAGCGCTATACACTGGCAGGATGCACTGTAGTCGATTTGTTGACACATCTTTCTTTGAGCCGGATTAAGAAAAGACAACTGCTGCATATCTATCGGGAGACAGTTTACAAAGGAAAGACGATGTATGAGTTTATGGACGAATATGGCCGCTATTGGGAAGTAAACGCGTCTTTTGGCGCGGGTATGAACGGCAGCTATTTATTTACATTCAAGGAAATTTCCGATTATAAAAAGATAGAACAAACCGCTTACCAAAATGACAATCTGGCTATGCTAGGCAAATTATCCGCCTCCATTGCCCATGAAATCCGAAATCCTTTGACAGCCATTCGTGGATTTATCCAGCTGCTTCGCCCGCATCTGCAGGGACTTGGGAAGGAAGAATATGCCAAGATCATCTTGGCCGAGATCGACCGTGCCAATGATATTATTCATGAATTTCTATCCTCGTCCAAGCCTTCCTCTCCTCAAGCTGGAATCATTTCCATTTCTGCCCTGTTGAAAGAAGTCATACTGCTGACAGAAAGCGAAGTATTGATGAAAGGCTGCCAGATCGTTCTTAACGCTATAGCCGGCGAGTTGTATATTTCCGTAGATGTGAAGCAGATTAAGCAGGTCCTGATCAATATGATAAGAAACGCCCTGGAGGCGATCTCCGACCGCTTGGACGATACCACAGGGAGGATTGAGCTTGGGGCGTATAGAGAAGGCGGAGAAGTACGGATAATCGTCTCCGACAACGGTAAAGGCATGGATGTATGCACCATGAGCCATCTGTTCAACCAATTCTTCACTACCAAGGAGAACGGCACAGGGCTGGGTCTTTCCGTCAGCGACCGGATCATCAAAAATCATGGGGGACGAATTTCGGTCAGCAGCCGGATTAATGAGGGGACCAGTTTTGTGATATCGCTTCCGTTGACTCCCGGGTTTACCGCATAACCGGAAAGCAGGAACGAAATTACTCCTGGCTTCACCCCGACCCCGGAGAAATAAGCCTAAGACGTGAAAACTGTAAACATAAAAAGAGACCGGCAAGAAGATCACTTGGCCGGTCCTTTTGTATACCTTTTTGACAACTACATTCCGACTTGATTGCCATGATGCAGTCCGGATGGCGGGGGCGTTTCTTGAGTGCTGCAGCAGGACAGCGAAGAGTTTTGAGACGCGCCCTGGCAGCTTTTTCCTTTATCACAACCGGCACAAGCGCCTTGTTTCCCTTTTTGCACATGGCGGTAGAGAATCCAGCCGGAATAACCGAAGATCGCCACAGCAATCAATATATTAATCAGTACACTCATCATGTAATTTCCCCGCTTTCCCCATATAGGGCTATTCGTATTGGGTTAGGCCCATCCAAGGAGCCGTCCGCCTTGATAGATAACCAGACTTACCAAATAGGCCAGGACGACGGCATAGGCTATGGAGAAGAAGGTCCATTTCCAGGAAGCCGTTTCTTTCTTGATTACGCCCACCGTAGCAAGGCAAGGTGTATACAGTAGAATGAAGACCATAAAGCTAACCGAGCTGAGCGGCGTGAACGCCTGGGAAATCTGCGCTTCCAGTCCGGCAGCCTCCGGTGCGTGATAGATAATGTTCATCGTTGAAACGACAACTTCTTTGGCAAGGAAGCCTGGAACCAGCGTCGAGCCTGCCTGCCAGAAACCAAAGCCGAGCGGCTCCAGCAGAGGTGCGACAAGACCACCGAATTTGGCGAGGAAGCTGTTGTCCATATCCACACCTAACCCGGTAGGTCCGGCGTAAGACATGATCCAGATGATAACCGAACCGGCTAAAATAATCGTCCCTGCTTTGCGCAGGAAACCTTTTCCTTTTTCCCAGGTGCTGCGCGACAGCGACTTTAGCTGCGGCATCCGGTAAGGAGGAAGCTCGATTACAAATACCGAGGACTCGTTCTTGAACAAATACTTGGAGAAGAGCTTGCACAGCAGCAGCGCGAACACCACTCCCAAAGCATACATCGTCATAATGACAGCAGCCTGATTTTCCGGGAAAAAGACGGCGGCAAACAGCAGATAGACTGGAAGTCTGGCAGAGCATGACATAAGAGGAAGCAGCAGAGTTGTCAGCATCCGCTCTTTGGGCTGTTCAATGCTTCGCGCGGCCATAACGGCAGGCACGTTGCAGCCGAAACCGATGATAAATGGAATAAAAGCTTTGCCGTTCAATCCCATTCGTTCCATGATGCTGTCCACAACGAGACTGACACGGGCCATATACCCGGAATCTTCAACAAAAGAAATGATCAAGAACAGAATGAAGATTTGCGGGACAAAGACGATAACGCCGCCTACGCCGCCTATAATGCCGTCAACAAGTAAAGCGTGCACGAAATCAGATGCTCCGACCGTATCAAGAAACGATGATGTTCCCGTACTGATTGGACCGGCAAGGAGGCCGTCCAGCAAATCGGACAACGGTGCGCCAACCCATTCGAAGGTCGTCTTAAACAGCACATACATAAACGCAAGGAATATCGGCAGTCCGAGATATCGATTCGTAAGGATGGAATCGAGCCGTTCCGTCAAGTTATGGGGTTTTATGCCCGATGTGTCCAGAGCGTCAAGACAAAGCGAACGGATATAATCGGTTCGAACAGAACGAATCCATTGAGGAAGGGTAAGCGCCAACTTGCTGTTTTGAAGCTCATTCTGACATTTATCACGAATAGCAAGCAATTTGTCCGCATCCGCGCGGCCCTTAAGGAATTCCAGGATGACCGGATTTTGCTCCAATAGCTGGAGGGCAACCCAACGATGATTGGGAAGGCCGATTTCTTGGCTTAGCTCCCGCTCAATGGAGGAGATAGCTTGTTCGACAATTAATCCATAATCCAGCTTGAAGTTCACAGCCGGGATATCCGCCGAGTTCTCCAGCATGCTCAGCACCTGTGCGGTGCCTTTGCCCGTTCTCGCGACCAGCGGAAGCACAGTAACGCCAAGCTTGGCTTGCAGAACGTCCGGATGCACCTTAATGCCTCTTGCTTTGGCTACGTCGATCATATTGAGTCCGATGACCGTCGGCCTGCCATACTCGAGCAGTTGGACGGTCAGCAGCAGATTTCGTTCAAGCTGCGAAGCGTCGACGATGTTGACGAGCGCCTCCGGCGACTCTTCAAGCAGATATTGGGTTGCAACGCCTTCGTCACGCGACAGCGGATGAAGGGAGTAAATGCCGGGCAAATCAATCAGTGTGCCTGCGCCGTTTTTCAGGTCGCCGACCTTTTTCTCAACCGTTACGCCTGCCCAGTTGCCAACATATTCATAAGAAGAAGTCAATGTATTAAAAAGGGACGTCTTTCCGGTATTAGGGTTCCCAAGAAGTGCGATAGAGCTCATGGCACGGTCACCACAATTTTCGAGGCTTCTTTCCGGCGGATGGCGAGCAATTGTCCGTTGCACTCCAACATAACCGGACCCATGAATGGACCTTTTCCTTTAAGACAGACGGTGCAGCCTTCCGAAACTCCCAAATCGGCCAGACGGCGGCGCAGAACAGGATCCATTCCCTCTATTCCTTGAATAGCGCCGGCGGAACCCGGTTGCAATTGCAGTAGGTGGCAAACTGAAGCAATCATCTTAATCCCTCCGGTGGAGACTGAGAATCAGTCTCAATTGTTTTTCTGTAATTTATCATTTTTTCATACTCAATTCAATGACGAAAATCACAAGAGTAAGAAGATTCGACAAATCTCGAGCCGATAATCCATAAACGGATGCTTATTTCTTTGCATATATTAATGCAGTTACTTATCAAAATTAGGTCTTTTGGCCAACGGCAGAACACTGTAAATTTCCAGCCTCATCCAACCGATATTTATATTAAGGATATATAATTTTGTGAGCCATAGAGTGATACTTAGACGCGAGGGGCCTACGAAAGCCTATGAAAATAGAAGAGAAAAAAACACTGCTTACAGCAGTTTGCGGCGCAGCGCTATTACTGTTGGTTCAAAGTATGCACGTTACGCTGAATGGCGATAACGAACGGGAAGCGCTGTCTGCGTTGTATCTGATTAGCAGCTGGTGTACCAGCGCCTTCGGATTTGCGATTTTTGCCCAGGGATGGCTTCTTTTCTCCAATCAATTATCGAGGGGCAGACTTTACTCTTCCGCTCTTTTTTTGGGAGTTTGCGTGTTCGATCTTCTGCATACGCTCGGTTTTATTGGAATTCCGTTCATCCAGACCGTGATAAGCGAAGACAGGGCATTTTGGCTGCTATCCTTCTCAAGGCTTGCGAGTGCAGTCGGTATTCTTCTGATCTTTGGTAAGGAAGATTCTCCGGTGCTTGTCCCGAGAAAAAATAGCGTCCTGCGGAAGTCCATCCTTCTGGTCGTGTTGTCAATGGTTCTATTCAGTGCGGGCTCTTATTTCCTTCCGGAGGTAATCAGTCCCGTGCAGGCGGATTTTGCCAGAAAACTGCTTAATTTTGTTGTGCTGCTGGTTTACCTTCTGGACATCGCTATTATCTTCTATACGAAACGTGCAGAGAAGTCGTCCTCGCTGCTGATTATTATCAGGTCGCTCGTATTTCTCGCTCTGGGTCAGGCGTTCTATATTGACGCGGGGTCCGATAAGAATATCGATCTGCTGTTCGGAGCGGCAAGCTGCGCGGCAGCCTACTATTTGCTGCTTACCGGCGTGTACAGATTGACGATCGAGGAGCCGTTCCGTGAGAAGCAGGCGATTGAAGCGCAGATCAATTATCTGGTCTATCATGACGATTTGACCGGACTGCCGAACAGACGCCGGCTGCTCCAGCATGTTGATGAAGTTATTGAGTCTCATAAAACCTCTGCCATTCGCGGCTGCTCGGCGCTAGCCGTCCTCAATATCAATCATTTCAAGGATATCAACGTTTCATTGGGCCATTTAGCCGGAGACCGTCTGCTGCAACTGGTGGCGTCGAGGATTAAGGATGGCATCAGGCCGGGCGAGGATTTATTCAGTATGGGCGGAGATGAATTCGCCTATTTGATGACAGACATGCAGAGTCTGGATAGCTGCTTTCTCCGCTCCAAAGAGCTGCTCAATCTGTTCGAACAGCCTATTGAGCTGGAGGCCGGCGAATATCATATTTCGCTCAGCCTGGGCATCAGCATATTTCCCGCTGACGGAGATACGGCGGAGCAGCTCATTCAGAACGCGGATACCGCTGTTCATGATGCCAAGGAACATGGCGTAGATATTCGCAGGTACGTGCCGTTAATACAAATGAAGGCCAAGGAAAGATTAAAGCTGGAGAACGATCTGCGCAGAGCGCTGGAGCGGGAGGAATTTTTCCTTCTGTATCAGCCGCAGGTTCAACTGGCCACCAAGGAGATTGTCGGCATGGAGGCGCTGCTTCGCTGGCAGCATCCGAAACGCGGACTTGTGTCGCCGGCTGATTTCATTCCCATCGCCGAGGAGAGCGGGCTGATTGTTCCGATTGGGGAGTGGGTGCTGAGAACCGCCTGTTCTCAGAACAAGGAATGGCAGAAGGCGGGATACCGTCCGATCTGCGTCTCGGTCAATTTGTCCCTGCGTCAGTTCCTCCAGCCGAATCTGGCCGGTAAGATCGGAGGATTTTTGCAACGGATTGGCCTCGATCCGAGCTATGTGGATCTTGAAATTACGGAGAGCATGACGATGGACAAGGAAAAAGCCTTCGAGCAGCTGAAGCGGCTTAAGGAGCTCGGGGTGTACATCAGTATCGACGATTTTGGAACGGGCTACAGCTCGCTGCACTATCTGAAAAATATGCCGATTGACCGCCTCAAAATCGACCGTTCCTTCGTGGCGGAGGTTATGGAGGACAGCAACAATGCTGCCATTGTCTCAACAATTACTTCCATGGCGCATCATTTGAAGCTGAAGGTGACGGCCGAGGGAGTGGAGAACGAGGATCAACTGCAATTCTTGCGCCAGCAGCGCTGCCATGAGGCGCAGGGCTATTTCTTCAGCAAGCCGATCAGGGCTCAGGAGTTCGAAAGAATTTTCCTGAAACCTACTATTTATGGAATGCCATCCTAATTGGAATTGCCTTCTCCCGTTAGAAGTGTTAAAATATTAAATGTTCACGAAAGCGCGGGTGTAGTTCAATGGTAGAACTTCAGCCTTCCAAGCTGATAGCGTGGGTTCGATTCCCATCACCCGCTCCAATATTGAAAATATTAAACCCTTGCTGAGCAAGGGTTTTTTAGTTTGATTTCCGTTTCCGATAATCATTGGATGACGGTAGGCCCCAACGAAACAGCGCATTCCAATAAAAAAGGCTCTCCGCTTAATAACGAGCGAAGAGCCTTTTGCCATATTAGTTCAGCTTGAGGTCAAGTTAGACCGTTCCTGCCGATTTCAAAAATTCCACGATCGTCAGCAGACCCTTGTCGAAGTTCTCCAGGTTGAAGTGCTCGTCAGGCGCGTGCAGGTTCTCGTCGTCAAGTCCGAAGCCCATCAGAACGATCGGCGCCTTCAGGATGCGGGAGAAGCTCTCCATAATCGGGATGGAGCCGCCGTCCTTCGTGAACAGGGCGCGTGTGCCGTATACTTTGCCGTAAGCGTCCGCCGCCAGTTGCAGGAAGGGATTCGACGGATCAATGTCTAAGGCGAATGCCTTCTCCATCTGCCGCACTTCAACCTTGGCTCCCGGCTGAATATGCGATTTCAGATGGGCTTCAATAGCGTCGAGGACATGCTGTGGATTCTGGTCGCCCACAAGGCGGCAGGTGATTTTGGCATGGGCCGCTTTCGGGATAACCGTCTTGGTGCCCTCGCCCTGAAAGCCGCCGTAGACGCCGTTAAGCTCCAGCGTAGGCCGGGCTCCGACGCGTTCGACAAACGAATAGCCTTCTTCGCCGTAGAGAGCGGACAGTTCGAGTCCCTCCCGGATTTTATCCTCGTCAAGTCCCTGCTTGGCGAATTCCTCGCGCATGAGCGGAGACAGGTCCGGCACGCCTTCATAGAAGCCGTCTACGGCGACCCGGCCCTTGTCGTCATGCAGCGACGCGAGCAGGGAAACGAGTGCGTGCAGCGCATTAGGGACAGCGCCGCCGTAAGTGCCCGAGTGCAAATCCGTGGAAGCAGTCGTGACGTCCACCTCCAGCGAGCAGAGGCCCCGGAGTCCGGTGCAGATGGCGGGTCTTCCGCGTTCCAGAAGCGAGGTGTCGGAGACGAGAACGGCGTCCGCAGCCAGCATGTCTTTATGTTTTTCCAAGAAGGAGGTTAAATGAACGCTGCCGATTTCTTCTTCGCCTTCAATGCATACCTTGAGGTTAACCGGTAGGGCACCTTCTTGACTCAATATGGCTTCTACCGCCTTAATATGCATGAAGACTTGACCTTTATCGTCGGTTGCGCCGCGGGCGTACAGCTTGCCATCCCGGATATTCGGCTCAAATGGCGGAGTTGTCCAGAGATTCAGCGGGTCGACCGGCTGAACATCGTAGTGCCCGTAGAGAAGCAGAGTCGGCTTGCCCGGTGCGTGCAGATAGTCCGCATAGACGACAGGGTGGCCGTCGGTTGGGTGAATTTCGATATGCTCGAGTCCCGCTTTGTTCAGCGTATCCGCAAGCCACTCTGCAGCCGTCAAAATATCTTTCTTGTGCTCGGACAGTGCGGAAATGCTGGGGATCTTAAGCCATTCATTCAGTTCGTTCAATTGTTCGTCCCGGCGGGATGCAAAATATTCTGCGTAAGCCATAATTATGTACCTCCTGGATTTGCGGGGTCGCAAGCCTTGGGCTTGTGGCGGATGCGCCGAATCGGATTCGGTGATCCATAGGAACTATTATACTGGAATAACCCTCGCACAATCAAAAATCACGCTTAGAAAAAACGCCTCAGCCGGGCCGAAGACAATGTATGGTTGTTTCGCACATACTTGGGCGCCGCCACGTACAATAACCCATATTCAGAGAATAACGAG includes these proteins:
- a CDS encoding FeoB-associated Cys-rich membrane protein; translation: MMSVLINILIAVAIFGYSGWILYRHVQKGKQGACAGCDKGKSCQGASQNSSLSCCSTQETPPPSGLHHGNQVGM
- a CDS encoding ATP-binding protein; its protein translation is MLHEIHESRLLSPRSFQAGLLDSTYENVLEHIDCGVMLFDEEGVLTFVNARAYGMLEIQRYTLAGCTVVDLLTHLSLSRIKKRQLLHIYRETVYKGKTMYEFMDEYGRYWEVNASFGAGMNGSYLFTFKEISDYKKIEQTAYQNDNLAMLGKLSASIAHEIRNPLTAIRGFIQLLRPHLQGLGKEEYAKIILAEIDRANDIIHEFLSSSKPSSPQAGIISISALLKEVILLTESEVLMKGCQIVLNAIAGELYISVDVKQIKQVLINMIRNALEAISDRLDDTTGRIELGAYREGGEVRIIVSDNGKGMDVCTMSHLFNQFFTTKENGTGLGLSVSDRIIKNHGGRISVSSRINEGTSFVISLPLTPGFTA
- a CDS encoding aldo/keto reductase; this encodes MQYTKLGKSGMKVSRLCLGTMNFGPLTDEQEAFSIMDAALDAGINFFDTANVYGGRESSGLTESIIGRWFKQGGGRREKVVLATKVYGAMNDPLDGPNDERSLSAYKIRRHLEDSLQRLATDHIELYQMHHVDRSVSWDELWGAFELAVKQGKIGYVGSSNFAGWDIAVAQAEAKARGFLGLVSEQHKYSLTCRLPELEVLPAAQSLGLGVIPWSPLDGGLLGRNALKKITGSRSGGNIERVERHQTQLEQFAKLCLELGEPQDNVALAWLLANPAVSAPIIGPRSLEQFESSLRSLEVELDNAVMARLDEIFPGPGGAAPKAYAW
- the leuB gene encoding 3-isopropylmalate dehydrogenase, with amino-acid sequence MSEVKKIAVIAGDGIGPEVVAEAEKVLKVTEEVFGYKFETEHALFGGIAIDEKGTPLPVETLDICKSADAVLLGAVGGPKWDTNPKELRPETGLLGIRKALGLFSNLRPAVVFDCLKDASTLKPEVLEGTDLIVVRELTGGIYFGEKFRRQSEQGEEAVDTCAYNVTEVERIARQAFEIAGKRRGKLASVDKANVLETSRLWREVVIRVAADYPNVELEHVLVDNCAMQLLRRPSSFDVIVTENMFGDILSDEAAMLTGSIGMLASASLGEGSYGLYEPVHGSAPDIAGQGLANPIATILSLALMFRLTFGYEDAAAAIEAAVAQVLDAGHRTSDIAVDKSKAISTSEMGDLIVAAIRK
- a CDS encoding DUF4097 family beta strand repeat-containing protein, whose protein sequence is MGRWKIGSLTAALGCIALGVIIALVQFGKLTYEALRFLWPALLILLGVEMLLRLLFRTEARARTSGWAIVLILLLGLVSAGQSLLPGGSLDTLLGKAHLSSVNGTVQIGENIKRVKISIPSGKVKVNGIQGRTLIYDGRLLAPGSSQSESERAMNDYWKVTTNGDTVVLEMTAEKSLLSGIYFGFSGNTPYLNVSLPADLAVMIGTSDGSLDVSDLDNGIEASTSNGRIEMRGIKGGVKAGTSNGSLNLQRVEGGAHITSSNGSITLENIAGQVYAKSSNGKITIQSPVTGNWECASSNGSISLKLPGATDASITADTTNGSLKGSVNWQKQSDNNGTAVLGSGNHIVKLSTTNGSVSADITE
- a CDS encoding peroxiredoxin, with amino-acid sequence MAERLVGKQAPDFTMETVSGDGKEFGKVSLSDYRGKWLVFFFYPLDFTFVCPTEITALSEAADQFTALDTEILGVSIDSVHSHKAWINASKEAGGLGQLNFPLASDITKKVASDYGVLIEEDGIALRGLFIIDPEGELKYQVVNHNDVGRSVEETLRVLQALQSGGLCPMNWKPGDKNL